Proteins encoded by one window of Paenibacillus sp. J23TS9:
- the hisA gene encoding 1-(5-phosphoribosyl)-5-[(5-phosphoribosylamino)methylideneamino]imidazole-4-carboxamide isomerase, which produces MSSFIIYPAIDIRGGKCVRLIQGDYNQETVYNDSPLAAAKAWEDQGGSYIHLVDLDGAKAGHPVNDEVIGAIASGVNVPVQVGGGLRTVDDVKRLLSLGVNRVIIGTAAIEDRAFTEEVLGTYGDKVAIGIDARNGYVATRGWLETSEVKAEELAKELASKGAETFIFTDISRDGMMQGPNVDAIVALAKSSGRTVIASGGVSVMDDLVRLNQYRQEGVGGAIVGKALYTGSIDLAEAVRTLK; this is translated from the coding sequence ATGTCATCATTCATCATCTATCCGGCCATTGATATCCGCGGGGGCAAATGTGTCCGGCTGATTCAAGGAGATTATAATCAGGAAACAGTTTATAACGACAGCCCTCTGGCGGCTGCCAAAGCATGGGAAGATCAAGGCGGTTCTTATATCCATCTGGTGGATCTGGACGGTGCCAAAGCCGGACATCCAGTGAATGACGAGGTGATTGGGGCTATTGCCTCCGGTGTCAACGTTCCGGTTCAGGTTGGAGGCGGGCTGCGGACCGTTGACGATGTCAAGCGTCTGCTTTCCCTTGGTGTGAATCGCGTCATCATTGGTACAGCAGCTATTGAGGACCGTGCGTTTACAGAAGAGGTGCTCGGCACCTACGGTGACAAAGTGGCAATTGGCATTGATGCCAGAAACGGATATGTGGCGACACGCGGTTGGCTGGAAACCTCCGAGGTAAAGGCTGAGGAGCTTGCCAAAGAGCTGGCTTCCAAGGGTGCAGAAACCTTTATCTTCACGGATATTTCCCGGGATGGCATGATGCAGGGCCCTAATGTGGATGCAATCGTGGCTTTGGCTAAAAGCAGCGGACGAACCGTCATTGCCTCCGGAGGCGTTAGTGTGATGGATGATCTGGTTAGGTTGAACCAGTATCGTCAAGAAGGCGTTGGCGGTGCCATCGTCGGCAAGGCTTTATATACGGGCAGTATTGACCTGGCTGAGGCAGTAAGAACGCTGAAATAA